The Burkholderia ambifaria AMMD genome includes a region encoding these proteins:
- a CDS encoding Ku protein translates to MAPRMIWKGAISFGLVHVPVQLFPATRTVKPSFRLLDKRSMDPVGYRQINKRTGKEVTREDIVRGYEYEKERYVVLTDEEIRAANPESTQTVDILTFVDADAVSFLYLDTPYYLVPDRKGEKVYALLREALKDSGKIGIALVVMRDRQHLGALIPVGPLLALDTLRWQEELRPLDELSVPTDDAKHAGVTARELTMAKKLIDDMAGKWTPDEYHDTFRDDILELVERKVRSGKIEEIEDRPAQTGRAATNVVDLTELLKRSLKGGGGARASDLRDERAEEEAETSSPAGARRKAAAKSASKGAAVKSPAKRPAAKRAATGAHAAKKTAVRGKHAA, encoded by the coding sequence ATGGCACCGCGGATGATATGGAAAGGCGCGATCAGTTTCGGGCTCGTTCACGTGCCCGTGCAGCTGTTCCCGGCGACACGCACCGTGAAGCCGTCGTTCCGGCTGCTCGACAAGCGCTCGATGGATCCGGTCGGCTATCGGCAGATCAACAAGCGCACCGGCAAGGAGGTCACGCGCGAGGACATCGTGCGCGGCTACGAGTACGAGAAGGAGCGCTACGTTGTACTGACCGATGAAGAGATTCGCGCGGCGAACCCCGAATCGACGCAGACGGTCGACATTCTCACGTTCGTCGACGCGGACGCGGTGTCGTTCCTGTATCTCGACACGCCGTACTACCTCGTGCCGGACCGCAAGGGCGAGAAGGTCTATGCGCTGCTGCGCGAGGCACTGAAGGACAGCGGCAAGATCGGCATCGCGCTCGTCGTGATGCGCGACCGCCAGCATCTCGGCGCGCTGATTCCGGTCGGGCCGCTGCTCGCGCTCGACACGTTGCGCTGGCAGGAGGAACTGCGCCCGCTCGACGAACTGTCGGTGCCGACGGACGACGCAAAGCACGCGGGCGTGACCGCGCGCGAGCTGACGATGGCGAAGAAGCTGATCGACGACATGGCGGGCAAGTGGACGCCCGACGAGTATCACGACACGTTCCGCGACGACATCCTCGAACTGGTCGAGCGCAAGGTGCGCTCGGGCAAGATCGAGGAAATCGAGGACCGGCCGGCGCAGACGGGCCGTGCCGCGACCAACGTGGTCGACCTCACCGAGCTGCTCAAGCGCAGCCTGAAGGGCGGCGGTGGCGCGCGCGCATCGGACCTGCGCGACGAACGCGCGGAAGAGGAGGCCGAGACGTCGTCGCCTGCCGGCGCGCGTCGCAAGGCGGCTGCGAAATCCGCGTCGAAAGGCGCGGCCGTGAAGAGTCCGGCGAAGCGGCCGGCCGCGAAACGCGCGGCGACGGGCGCACATGCGGCGAAGAAAACCGCCGTGCGCGGCAAGCACGCCGCATGA
- the katE gene encoding catalase HPII, protein MREDARMTNPPQSGNPTPNPPQPDSAKSRQLDENRLRPDGEALRTNQGVRIADNQNTLRGGARGPSLLEDFIMREKITHFDHERIPERVVHARGSAAHGVFRVYEPMADYTKAAFLQDPAAETPVYVRFSTVQGPRGSADTVRDVRGFAVKFYTEEGNYDLVGNNMPVFFIQDAIKFPDFVHAVKPEAPNEMPTGASAHDTFWDFVSLVPETTHTVLWLMSDRALPASFRAMDGFGVHTFRFVNAAGAEHFVKFHWRPVSGAYSLLWDEAQRIAGHDPDFNRRDLWMAIERGDYPEFELGVQLIDPADANKFDFDLLDPTKLVPEELVPVRPIGRMTLNRNPDNFFAETEQVAFHPGHVVPGIDFTNDPLLQGRLFSYTDTQLSRLGGPNFHEIPINRPVCPFANNQRDAMHRQTIAVGQASYEPNSLNGGWPRETPPAPSGGGFETVHEPLEGDKVRVRSETFADHFSQPALFYQSMTEIEQRHIRDAYCFELGKVTKPEIRERVVNEIIARFDAGLAAQVAERLGLPAPQTATTPAVKQRAPSLSLIGRSKPGMRSRKIALIATPGVSQTLVEQVRGALTAAGAVPTIVAPTLAPIGSIVPQATLAGMPSVMFDAVFVCGGDGDGRNLAHSADARHFVREAFKHLKPIAAVGSGRQLLSAAHLPDPAEGVCVAQAADLDALLRTFSDEIGRHRVWSREQQAAELPA, encoded by the coding sequence ATACGAGAGGACGCGCGCATGACCAATCCCCCGCAATCCGGCAATCCGACGCCCAATCCGCCGCAACCCGACAGCGCGAAGTCGCGCCAGCTCGACGAGAATCGGCTGCGGCCCGACGGCGAGGCGCTGCGCACCAACCAGGGCGTGCGCATCGCCGACAACCAGAACACGCTGCGCGGCGGTGCGCGCGGCCCGTCGCTGCTCGAAGACTTCATCATGCGCGAGAAGATCACGCACTTCGATCACGAACGGATTCCCGAACGGGTCGTGCACGCGCGCGGCTCGGCCGCGCACGGCGTGTTTCGCGTCTACGAGCCGATGGCCGACTACACGAAGGCCGCGTTCCTGCAGGACCCGGCCGCCGAAACGCCGGTGTACGTGCGCTTTTCCACCGTGCAGGGCCCGCGCGGCTCGGCCGACACGGTGCGCGACGTGCGCGGCTTCGCGGTGAAGTTCTATACCGAAGAGGGCAACTACGACCTGGTCGGCAACAACATGCCGGTGTTCTTCATCCAGGACGCGATCAAGTTTCCCGACTTCGTGCACGCGGTGAAGCCCGAGGCGCCGAACGAGATGCCGACCGGTGCGTCCGCGCACGACACGTTCTGGGATTTCGTATCCCTCGTGCCCGAAACCACGCATACGGTGCTGTGGCTGATGTCCGACCGCGCGCTGCCTGCGAGCTTCCGCGCGATGGACGGCTTCGGCGTGCACACGTTCCGCTTCGTGAACGCGGCCGGCGCCGAGCATTTCGTGAAGTTCCACTGGCGGCCCGTGAGCGGCGCGTATTCGCTGCTGTGGGACGAAGCGCAGCGCATCGCCGGCCACGACCCCGATTTCAACCGGCGCGACCTGTGGATGGCGATCGAGCGCGGCGACTATCCGGAGTTCGAGCTCGGCGTGCAGCTGATCGATCCCGCCGACGCGAACAAGTTCGATTTCGATCTGCTCGACCCGACCAAGCTGGTGCCGGAGGAACTCGTGCCGGTGCGCCCGATCGGCCGCATGACGCTGAACCGCAACCCGGACAACTTCTTCGCGGAGACCGAGCAGGTCGCGTTTCACCCGGGGCACGTGGTGCCCGGCATCGACTTCACGAACGATCCGCTGTTGCAGGGGCGCCTGTTCTCGTACACCGACACGCAGCTGAGCCGGCTCGGCGGCCCGAACTTTCACGAGATTCCGATCAACCGGCCGGTGTGCCCGTTCGCGAACAACCAGCGCGATGCGATGCACCGGCAGACGATCGCGGTCGGGCAGGCGTCGTACGAACCGAATTCGCTGAACGGCGGCTGGCCGCGCGAGACGCCGCCCGCGCCGTCCGGCGGCGGCTTCGAGACGGTGCACGAACCGCTCGAAGGCGACAAGGTGCGCGTGCGCAGCGAAACGTTCGCCGATCATTTCTCGCAGCCGGCGCTGTTCTACCAGAGCATGACCGAGATCGAGCAGCGGCATATCCGCGACGCGTACTGCTTCGAGCTCGGCAAGGTGACGAAGCCGGAGATTCGCGAGCGCGTGGTCAACGAGATCATCGCGCGATTCGACGCGGGGCTGGCCGCGCAGGTCGCCGAACGGCTCGGGCTGCCGGCGCCGCAAACGGCCACGACGCCGGCAGTCAAGCAGCGCGCGCCGTCGTTGAGCCTGATAGGCCGCTCGAAGCCCGGTATGCGCTCGCGCAAGATCGCGCTGATCGCGACGCCCGGCGTGAGCCAGACGCTCGTCGAGCAGGTGCGCGGCGCGCTGACGGCCGCGGGCGCGGTGCCGACGATCGTCGCGCCGACCCTCGCGCCGATCGGCAGCATCGTGCCGCAGGCGACGCTCGCCGGGATGCCGTCGGTGATGTTCGACGCGGTGTTCGTGTGCGGCGGCGACGGCGATGGCCGAAATCTCGCGCACAGTGCCGACGCGCGGCACTTCGTGCGCGAGGCGTTCAAGCACCTGAAGCCGATCGCGGCGGTCGGCTCCGGGCGTCAGTTGCTGAGCGCCGCGCATCTGCCGGATCCGGCCGAAGGCGTGTGCGTCGCGCAAGCGGCCGATCTCGACGCGTTGCTGCGCACGTTTTCGGACGAGATCGGCCGGCATCGGGTCTGGTCGCGCGAGCAGCAGGCGGCCGAGCTGCCGGCATAG
- a CDS encoding DUF3022 domain-containing protein produces MTATPDRSQRIAELETALANGFPSESTLVVHTDDASGRLTIQVSWVRVPADENARQWRCVVDLRFDPDVLTRYASLGADDRLRVRTRLCDLARRAVDEQKPRVEDAEIECNVALDVTRDELDSALRAP; encoded by the coding sequence ATGACGGCCACCCCCGACCGTTCGCAGCGCATCGCGGAACTCGAGACTGCGCTCGCGAACGGCTTTCCATCGGAGTCGACCCTCGTCGTGCATACCGACGACGCATCGGGCCGGCTCACGATTCAGGTGTCATGGGTGCGGGTGCCGGCCGATGAAAACGCGCGTCAATGGCGCTGCGTGGTCGACCTGCGCTTCGATCCCGACGTGCTCACGCGCTATGCGTCGCTCGGCGCGGACGACCGGCTGCGCGTGCGCACCCGGCTGTGCGACCTCGCGCGGCGCGCGGTGGACGAACAAAAGCCGCGTGTCGAGGACGCCGAGATCGAATGCAACGTCGCGCTCGACGTGACGCGCGACGAGCTCGACAGCGCGTTGCGCGCGCCCTGA
- a CDS encoding DUF1328 family protein, protein MLRYAIIFFVIAIIAAVFGFGGIAAGAAEIAKILFYIFVVIFLVTLLLGVVRR, encoded by the coding sequence ATGCTGAGATATGCCATCATCTTCTTCGTCATCGCGATCATCGCGGCCGTGTTCGGCTTCGGCGGCATCGCGGCCGGTGCGGCCGAGATCGCGAAGATCCTGTTCTACATCTTCGTCGTGATCTTCCTGGTCACGTTGCTGCTGGGTGTCGTACGCCGATGA
- a CDS encoding DUF3008 family protein — protein sequence MPAKSQAQQRAAGAALSAKRGDTKMKDLKAPSKSMAKSMSEKELEKMASTPAHGKPKHKH from the coding sequence ATGCCAGCCAAATCCCAGGCCCAGCAGCGCGCGGCGGGGGCCGCCCTGTCGGCCAAGCGCGGTGACACGAAAATGAAGGATCTGAAGGCGCCGTCGAAGTCGATGGCCAAGTCGATGAGCGAGAAGGAGCTCGAGAAAATGGCTTCGACGCCGGCGCACGGCAAACCCAAGCACAAGCATTGA
- a CDS encoding RNA polymerase factor sigma-54: MSVTLALQMRQHLALTPRLQQSLRLLQLSSLEFQQELRQALDSNPFLEDGQGDDEAVAETDAPDHPAEAAAPEPVPDGDDVRPPDGDVSYTAAPAPRTTGRQGDDVSDLSPGEWMAAEPSLHQQLHDALRLYPLNRRDREAARIVIDALDEDGYLRQELSELLVAADPALLLSEQDLGVALRLVQMLDRPGIAARSLSECLLLQLDAIPAGTPALAEAKVIAREHLERLARRETAEIQRRVGCSQATMQAACLLVRGLDPRPGNHYGSTRGDYVVPDVIVRQVRDEWIVTINPAVLPRARLHERYATLFAQSSGERDSPLGQQLQEARWLIRNVQKRFDTIQRVGECIVARQRDFFRYGEIAMKPLVLRDIAEELDLHESTVSRATGNKYMATPHGTFEFKHFFPRKLEAAGKGVCSASAAKVLIRDMIAAERHTDPLSDVALAQNLAGRGILLARRTVTKYRQAMKIPPAELRRRDAA, encoded by the coding sequence ATGTCCGTCACGCTTGCGCTCCAGATGCGACAGCATCTGGCACTCACACCGAGGCTGCAGCAATCGCTGCGTCTGCTGCAGCTGTCTTCGCTCGAATTCCAGCAGGAATTGCGGCAGGCGCTCGACTCGAATCCGTTTCTCGAAGATGGCCAGGGTGACGACGAAGCCGTCGCCGAGACCGACGCGCCAGACCATCCGGCAGAAGCCGCAGCGCCCGAGCCCGTGCCCGATGGCGATGACGTGCGGCCGCCGGACGGCGACGTGTCGTACACGGCCGCGCCGGCGCCGCGCACCACGGGCCGGCAGGGCGACGACGTCAGCGACCTGTCGCCCGGCGAATGGATGGCCGCCGAGCCGTCGCTGCACCAGCAACTGCACGACGCGCTGCGTCTCTATCCGCTGAACCGGCGCGATCGCGAGGCCGCGCGCATCGTGATCGACGCGCTCGACGAGGACGGCTACCTGCGTCAGGAGCTGTCCGAGCTGCTGGTCGCGGCCGATCCCGCGCTGCTGCTGTCGGAACAGGATCTCGGGGTTGCGTTGCGGCTCGTGCAGATGCTCGACCGCCCGGGGATCGCAGCACGCTCGCTGTCCGAATGCCTGCTGCTGCAGCTCGACGCGATTCCCGCCGGCACGCCGGCGCTCGCGGAAGCGAAGGTGATCGCGCGCGAACATCTCGAACGGCTCGCGCGGCGCGAGACCGCCGAGATTCAGCGGCGCGTCGGCTGCAGCCAGGCGACGATGCAGGCCGCGTGCTTACTGGTGCGCGGGCTCGATCCGCGCCCCGGCAATCACTACGGCAGCACGCGCGGCGACTATGTGGTGCCCGACGTGATCGTGCGCCAGGTGCGCGACGAATGGATCGTGACGATCAACCCGGCCGTGCTGCCGCGCGCGCGGCTGCATGAACGCTATGCGACGCTGTTCGCGCAGTCGAGCGGCGAGCGCGATTCGCCGCTCGGCCAGCAATTGCAGGAAGCGCGCTGGCTGATCCGCAACGTGCAGAAGCGCTTCGACACGATCCAGCGCGTCGGCGAATGCATCGTCGCGCGGCAGCGTGACTTCTTCCGCTACGGCGAGATCGCGATGAAGCCGCTCGTGCTGCGCGACATAGCGGAAGAGCTCGATCTGCACGAATCGACGGTGTCGCGTGCGACGGGCAACAAGTACATGGCCACGCCGCACGGCACGTTCGAGTTCAAGCACTTCTTCCCGCGCAAACTGGAAGCGGCCGGCAAGGGCGTGTGCTCGGCGTCGGCCGCGAAGGTGCTGATCCGCGACATGATCGCGGCCGAGCGCCATACCGACCCGCTGTCCGATGTCGCGCTCGCGCAGAACCTCGCGGGGCGCGGCATCCTTCTTGCTCGTCGTACGGTGACCAAGTATCGCCAGGCCATGAAGATCCCGCCGGCCGAATTGCGTCGGCGCGACGCCGCCTGA
- a CDS encoding CBS domain-containing protein produces MHRVNEIMSQDVVHIAPTDSIRHAAQLMERYDIGALPVCDNNRLVGMVTDRDLTVRAISVGKPPETRIHEVASGPIEWCFEDDPLDEIQHYMADAQLRRLPVVDHDQRLVGMLSLADIATRTAGPIRDEVANTLEGVSQPKRT; encoded by the coding sequence ATGCATCGCGTCAACGAAATCATGTCGCAGGACGTCGTGCATATCGCGCCGACCGACTCGATCCGCCACGCCGCGCAACTGATGGAGCGCTACGACATCGGCGCGCTGCCCGTGTGCGACAACAACCGGCTGGTCGGGATGGTCACGGACCGCGACCTCACGGTGCGCGCGATCTCGGTCGGCAAGCCACCGGAAACGCGGATTCATGAAGTCGCGTCGGGCCCGATCGAATGGTGTTTCGAGGACGATCCGCTGGACGAAATCCAGCATTACATGGCGGACGCGCAGTTGCGCCGCCTGCCGGTCGTGGATCACGACCAGCGTCTGGTCGGCATGCTGTCGCTCGCGGACATCGCGACGCGCACGGCCGGCCCGATACGTGACGAAGTCGCGAACACGCTCGAAGGCGTGTCGCAACCGAAGCGGACGTGA
- a CDS encoding PRC-barrel domain-containing protein, which yields MQTPDQGRTRIIGKGAATAEGPGPDVMAADTLEGDKVYTTDGDDVGKIKDIMLDVRSGRIAYAVLSSGGLLGIGDKLLAIPWSALTLDTERKCFLLSVSSERIKNAPGFDKDHWPAMADPQWAGPLHEYYGSTPYWSAGDELGLTDPTEDLNDPRTRGTH from the coding sequence ATGCAGACTCCCGATCAAGGACGGACCCGCATCATCGGCAAGGGCGCCGCGACGGCGGAGGGCCCCGGCCCGGACGTGATGGCGGCCGACACGCTGGAAGGCGACAAGGTCTATACGACCGATGGCGACGACGTCGGCAAGATCAAGGACATCATGCTCGACGTGCGCTCGGGCCGCATCGCGTATGCGGTGCTCTCGAGCGGCGGCCTGCTCGGCATCGGCGACAAGCTGCTCGCGATTCCATGGAGCGCGCTGACGCTCGATACCGAACGCAAATGCTTCCTGCTGTCGGTGTCGTCAGAGCGGATCAAGAACGCACCGGGCTTCGACAAGGATCACTGGCCGGCGATGGCCGACCCGCAATGGGCCGGGCCGCTGCACGAGTACTACGGCAGCACGCCGTACTGGAGCGCCGGCGATGAGCTCGGGCTGACCGATCCGACCGAAGACCTCAACGATCCGCGTACGCGCGGCACGCATTAA